The sequence below is a genomic window from Desulfobulbus oligotrophicus.
TACCCTATTACCTAAACCTTCGGTAGACTTCAAGAAAAACTACTCTTCCTGCCGGGCAGTACTGTGCGTCAAAAAACAGTACCAGGGAGCACTGCAGTTCACACCATGTCGGAAGATACACCGGAAAGAGCACCCGTCACCTCGCTGTACTGCAGCCAGACACGACGAAACTCCTCCTGGCTTGCAAGGAGGATATCCACGAGTCTGGGATCAAAATGTTTTCCGCGCTGTTCCCTGAAATAAGTCAGTACATCCTCCCAGCTCCACGCCTCGCGATAGATGCGTCGATTAGACAGGGCATCAAAGACATCGGCCACCGACACGATCCGGCTACTGATATGAATTTCGTCACCGTTCAGACCGCGTGGATATCCCCGGCCGTCCCAGCGTTCATGATGTTCGAGAATAATTCGGGCCGCAGTGCGAATAACCGGGCTTCCGGAATTTGTCAGCAGTTCATGGCCCTGACGCACATGAGCCTGAATGATCTGATATTCCTCCGGGGTAAGCGGGCCGGGTTTATTTAAAACAGCATCCGGGACACCAATTTTACCAAGGTCGTGCAGAGTTGAGGCAAGCTTGAACATCTCAGCCTCCTCCTCGCTGAGGCCGTATTTCAAAGCAAGCAAACGTACATATTCGGCCACCCTGCGGACATGGCTGCCTGTCTCATCTGAACGGCACTCCATGGCCTCTGCCATATGGTAGATGATCTCCTTCTGCGATTCTTCAATGCCTCTGTTAAGGAACAGGTTGTCAAAGGCCAGGGAGACATTGGTAAAAAACAACTCAAGCAAATCACGATCGTCTTCGTCCAGCTCCTTGGCAATCTCAAAATAAAGGAAATTTTCCGAGCCGGTCTGACTTTTAAAGTACCAGGCACACTTACCGCTCTCGCAATAAAAACCGTGGGGACAGGATCGGGCCTGATCAAGAGCACCCCGCATCAGGGCGATTTTCACCTCACCAATCGGCTGATCGACATATTGGCTGAACTTCCCGGTTGCCGCCAGTACCACCGATTGTCCCTGGATTTTTGAAACCGCCAATCCCGAGGAATGGCTATAAAGCGCATCCTCATGCAACTGAAGAATCGAGGTTAATTGATCTAAAACGCCGCTCCCTAATTTTTCTAAGGATTGACGTTCAAAAATATCCCCTGAAGCATCGATGATCTTTCTCAGCCCTTTACGATTATTTTCAAGGGTCACAATAAAGTTGTAACTTCGCAGCGCGGATATGACGGTGACCAGCATCCGCTCAAGGGTTAACTCTGTCTTTTCCCTGTAATCGTTGATGTCATACTCTAAGATGACTTTGGCCGGCGGTGCCTTACCTGGTTGACCGGTACGCAAAACTATCCGCACAGTATGATTGTTGAGTACCTCGCGAATATAGCGGACAAGCTGCAGACCGCTGTCATCGGTTTCCATCACCACATCCAGAAGAACAACGGCTATGTCATGGTGCCCGGCTAAGATCTGCCTGGCTTCCTGACCGCTGTAGGCATGGAGGAACTCAAACTTCTTGTTATGATACTCCATGTCTTTGATCATATAGGTGGTGACACTGTGAACATCGACCTCATCATCAACAATCAGAATCTTCCATCTGTCCTGGGGAATACTGCCGTCAGCCCGGCTTTCACCCGGTTCCGGAGCTTCATCTTTAAAGAGAAGGGCATCATCGTCGATCATCATAGACACTCCACGTCAAACAGGTATAGTCATCTGAAAGACTGTTCCCTGTCCTGGTCGGCTTTCACAGCCGATTTCTCCACCAAGGGTTCGCGTAACCAGGTTAAAAACAATGTGCAATCCCAGCCCGGTGGAGCCGTGTTGCCGTGAGGTTGTAAAGAAGGGTTCAAACACTCGATCCTGCACCTCTGCCGGCATCCCTTTCCCGTTGTCCGAGTAGCGCATCTCTAAAACATTCTCTTGACGTATGGCTTCAATCCGGATCTCACCGCTTTGATCTTCCGCAAAAGCATGGACAAGGCTGTTAATAATGAGATTGGTCAGAATTTGAGAAAAAGCACCGGGATAACTTTCAATCACCAGATCCGGGTCGCATTCGACAACAATCCGGTGGCTGGTCTTCTTCAGCTTTGGTCGTAAGCTGAGCAGAATTTCATCGATATATTCACGCAGGCGAAAAATCCGCCG
It includes:
- a CDS encoding DUF3369 domain-containing protein; its protein translation is MMIDDDALLFKDEAPEPGESRADGSIPQDRWKILIVDDEVDVHSVTTYMIKDMEYHNKKFEFLHAYSGQEARQILAGHHDIAVVLLDVVMETDDSGLQLVRYIREVLNNHTVRIVLRTGQPGKAPPAKVILEYDINDYREKTELTLERMLVTVISALRSYNFIVTLENNRKGLRKIIDASGDIFERQSLEKLGSGVLDQLTSILQLHEDALYSHSSGLAVSKIQGQSVVLAATGKFSQYVDQPIGEVKIALMRGALDQARSCPHGFYCESGKCAWYFKSQTGSENFLYFEIAKELDEDDRDLLELFFTNVSLAFDNLFLNRGIEESQKEIIYHMAEAMECRSDETGSHVRRVAEYVRLLALKYGLSEEEAEMFKLASTLHDLGKIGVPDAVLNKPGPLTPEEYQIIQAHVRQGHELLTNSGSPVIRTAARIILEHHERWDGRGYPRGLNGDEIHISSRIVSVADVFDALSNRRIYREAWSWEDVLTYFREQRGKHFDPRLVDILLASQEEFRRVWLQYSEVTGALSGVSSDMV